The Channa argus isolate prfri chromosome 22, Channa argus male v1.0, whole genome shotgun sequence genome has a window encoding:
- the nlrc3l1 gene encoding protein NLRC3 isoform X1 encodes MMDDTEMEERHTLSGSSSIGEAVSGRGQAVYHEEDDDDDDELYYIPERRPSLDLGPSPMDTSHRHSVDRAMSPALSYRSMASEENRDYMEDEDGLPTRVQLDRTDSYSSCYTLDSEDCEEITPKVKNKDDIEAKPSDTPELIQNSNEFSHPSLTVAFTFKAICDTLRKMSEGDFKRFSKLLWKHYPQSFNTPTQGMDMVNLVDRLLECYNLEVSLQITKTLLEEMEQNKLVDYIQTLCLRNEVKYDLSESLKRTYGEVCLDLDNTGEKRPFDDVFTNLYITSTCNNGPNIEHEIMTIKKLDSNREPGKLISTRDIFSSERLEHSNVKLILLTGVPGSGKSMAVRRLILDWIEKRSHQHVSFLFPLPFKELKEFEGVKVSLLEIIQKLYPETKKLRDEDFRSEDCKIMFVFDGLDEYNGTLDFENTELLSDHTDPTTVNVIVVNLLRGRLLYRGLFLVTTRSQVKRCIPWDTYHDEIEVRGFCDAEKEEYFKRRFKDTEKAARVIAYINSSKTLRIMCHLPLFCSLVADEWQQIFNEKGAQAELPASITYIYTKLLLSLIRQHRIFRAPDRSTEKERDFLMKLGKLAFNMLEQEQFKITKSDWKETGISDEEAVINSGLCTQYMTKPYVLFQEKVLSFIHPTMQEYLAALYAFLSFTNQAKNIFDQQLKDKFMGIFKGHKTMELYKSAVDKSLGYEDGKLDIFLRFLFGMALKSNLELLQPFCVSSVKWPTFVEDATTLIQKRLRENQCPARNDNLQQCLEELGVSVSEATSY; translated from the exons ATGATGGATGATACTGAAATGGAGGAGAGGCACACGCTGTCAGGCAGCTCTTCTATTGGGGAAGCAGTGTCTGGTAGAGGACAGGCTGTGTATCatgaagaggatgatgatgatgatgatgagctCTACTATATCCCTGAGAGAAGACCTTCTCTGGACCTGGGACCAAGTCCAATGGATACCAGCCACCG GCATTCTGTGGACCGGGCCATGTCTCCAGCTTTGAGCTATAGGTCAATGGCAAGTGAAGAGAACAGAGACTATATGGAAGATGAAGATGGATTGCCCACCAG GGTCCAGCTGGATAGAACAGATTCATACTCCAGTTGCTACACTTTGGACAGTGAGGATTGCGAAGAGATAACCCCAAA ggttaaaaacaaagatgataTTGAAGCAAAGCCTTCTGACACACCTGAGTTAATTCAAAACTCAAATGAGTTTAGTCACCCTTCTCTGACAGTGGCCTTCACTTTTAAG GCCATTTGTGATACTCTCAGGAAGATGTCAGAGGGAGATTTTAAGAGATTTTCGAAGCTGCTTTGGAAGCATTATCCACAGTCATTTAACACGCCAACCCAAGGCATGGACATGGTGAACCTTGTGGATCGGTTGCTTGAGTGTTACAACCTTGAAGTGTCTCTGCAGATCACCAAAACCCTTCTTGAGGAGATGGAGCAAAATAAGTTGGTTGACTATATTCAGACTTTGTGCCTCAGAA ATGaagtaaaatatgatttaagtGAGAGTCTTAAGAGGACATATGGTGAAGTATGTCTGGATTTGGACAACACAGGAGAGAAGAGGCCCTTTGATGATGTCTTTACAAATCTTTACATTACATCTACATGCAACAACGGCCCAAATATTGAACATGAAATCATGACCATAAAAAAGCTGGACAGCAACCGGGAACCAGGGAAACTAATTTCTACCCGTGATATTTTTAGTTCTGAAAGGCTGGAACACTCCAACGTTAAGTTAATCTTGCTCACTGGAGTACCGGGGTCAGGGAAGTCTATGGCTGTCAGAAGGTTAATCCTCGACTGGATTGAAAAGCGGTCCCACCAACACgtgtcttttttgtttcctcttccaTTTAAAGAACTCAAAGAGTTTGAAGGTGTTAAGGTCTCTCTCTTggaaataatacaaaaactgtacccagaaacaaaaaaattgagGGATGAGGATTTTAGAAGTGAAGactgtaaaataatgtttgtgtttgatggcCTTGATGAGTATAATGGGACGCTTGACTTTGAAAACACGGAGCTTCTCAGTGACCACACAGATCCTACCACCGTCAATGTTATCGTGGTCAACCTCCTCAGAGGGAGGCTGCTGTACCGCGGCCTATTCCTGGTCACTACTCGCTCACAAGTAAAGCGCTGCATTCCATGGGATACATATCATGATGAGATAGAGGTCCGTGGTTTCTGCGATGCTGAAAAAGAAGAGTACTTTAAGAGGAGattcaaagacacagaaaaagcaGCCCGAGTCATTGCGTACATCAACTCTTCCAAAACACTCCGAATCATGTGCCACCTGCCCTTGTTCTGCTCACTGGTGGCTGATGAGTGGCAGCAAATATTTAACGAAAAGGGGGCACAGGCAGAGCTGCCCGCAAGCATAACCTACATTTACACAAAGCTGCTGCTATCACTTATTCGTCAACATCGCATTTTTAGAGCCCCAGATCGTagcacagaaaaagagagagacttCCTCATGAAACTTGGAAAGTTAGCTTTCAATATGCTGGAACAAGAACAATTTAAGATCACAAAGTCCGATTGGAAAGAAACTGGAATCAGTGACGAGGAGGCAGTGATTAACAGTGGCCTGTGCACACAGTACATGACAAAGCCGTACGTCTTGTTTCAAGAAAAAGTCTTGAGCTTTATCCACCCCACTATGCAGGAATACTTGGCTGCCCTTTATGCATTTCTCTCCTTTACAAACCAGGCGAAGAACATTTTCGACCAACAATTAAAAGACAAGTTCATGGGGATCTTCAAGGGACACAAGACCATGGAGCTGTACAAGAGTGCAGTGGACAAAAGCCTGGGCTATGAGGACGGCAAACTGGACATTTTCTTGCGTTTCCTCTTTGGAATGGCACTAAAGTCTAACCTGGAACTTCTCCAGCCATTCTGCGTGTCATCTGTAAAGTGGCCCACATTCGTCGAAGATGCTACCACCCTCATCCAAAAAAGGCTCAGAGAAAATCAGTGTCCTGCCAGGAATGACAACTTACAGCAGTGCTTGGAGGAGCTAGGCGTGTCAGTGTCAGAGGCAACATCGTATTGA
- the nlrc3l1 gene encoding protein NLRC3 isoform X2, with the protein MKMDCPPGTNKTKYSTKPKSVFKCMVQLDRTDSYSSCYTLDSEDCEEITPKVKNKDDIEAKPSDTPELIQNSNEFSHPSLTVAFTFKAICDTLRKMSEGDFKRFSKLLWKHYPQSFNTPTQGMDMVNLVDRLLECYNLEVSLQITKTLLEEMEQNKLVDYIQTLCLRNEVKYDLSESLKRTYGEVCLDLDNTGEKRPFDDVFTNLYITSTCNNGPNIEHEIMTIKKLDSNREPGKLISTRDIFSSERLEHSNVKLILLTGVPGSGKSMAVRRLILDWIEKRSHQHVSFLFPLPFKELKEFEGVKVSLLEIIQKLYPETKKLRDEDFRSEDCKIMFVFDGLDEYNGTLDFENTELLSDHTDPTTVNVIVVNLLRGRLLYRGLFLVTTRSQVKRCIPWDTYHDEIEVRGFCDAEKEEYFKRRFKDTEKAARVIAYINSSKTLRIMCHLPLFCSLVADEWQQIFNEKGAQAELPASITYIYTKLLLSLIRQHRIFRAPDRSTEKERDFLMKLGKLAFNMLEQEQFKITKSDWKETGISDEEAVINSGLCTQYMTKPYVLFQEKVLSFIHPTMQEYLAALYAFLSFTNQAKNIFDQQLKDKFMGIFKGHKTMELYKSAVDKSLGYEDGKLDIFLRFLFGMALKSNLELLQPFCVSSVKWPTFVEDATTLIQKRLRENQCPARNDNLQQCLEELGVSVSEATSY; encoded by the exons ATGAAGATGGATTGCCCACCAGGtacaaacaagacaaagtatTCAACAAAGCCTAAATCGGTCTTTAAATGCAT GGTCCAGCTGGATAGAACAGATTCATACTCCAGTTGCTACACTTTGGACAGTGAGGATTGCGAAGAGATAACCCCAAA ggttaaaaacaaagatgataTTGAAGCAAAGCCTTCTGACACACCTGAGTTAATTCAAAACTCAAATGAGTTTAGTCACCCTTCTCTGACAGTGGCCTTCACTTTTAAG GCCATTTGTGATACTCTCAGGAAGATGTCAGAGGGAGATTTTAAGAGATTTTCGAAGCTGCTTTGGAAGCATTATCCACAGTCATTTAACACGCCAACCCAAGGCATGGACATGGTGAACCTTGTGGATCGGTTGCTTGAGTGTTACAACCTTGAAGTGTCTCTGCAGATCACCAAAACCCTTCTTGAGGAGATGGAGCAAAATAAGTTGGTTGACTATATTCAGACTTTGTGCCTCAGAA ATGaagtaaaatatgatttaagtGAGAGTCTTAAGAGGACATATGGTGAAGTATGTCTGGATTTGGACAACACAGGAGAGAAGAGGCCCTTTGATGATGTCTTTACAAATCTTTACATTACATCTACATGCAACAACGGCCCAAATATTGAACATGAAATCATGACCATAAAAAAGCTGGACAGCAACCGGGAACCAGGGAAACTAATTTCTACCCGTGATATTTTTAGTTCTGAAAGGCTGGAACACTCCAACGTTAAGTTAATCTTGCTCACTGGAGTACCGGGGTCAGGGAAGTCTATGGCTGTCAGAAGGTTAATCCTCGACTGGATTGAAAAGCGGTCCCACCAACACgtgtcttttttgtttcctcttccaTTTAAAGAACTCAAAGAGTTTGAAGGTGTTAAGGTCTCTCTCTTggaaataatacaaaaactgtacccagaaacaaaaaaattgagGGATGAGGATTTTAGAAGTGAAGactgtaaaataatgtttgtgtttgatggcCTTGATGAGTATAATGGGACGCTTGACTTTGAAAACACGGAGCTTCTCAGTGACCACACAGATCCTACCACCGTCAATGTTATCGTGGTCAACCTCCTCAGAGGGAGGCTGCTGTACCGCGGCCTATTCCTGGTCACTACTCGCTCACAAGTAAAGCGCTGCATTCCATGGGATACATATCATGATGAGATAGAGGTCCGTGGTTTCTGCGATGCTGAAAAAGAAGAGTACTTTAAGAGGAGattcaaagacacagaaaaagcaGCCCGAGTCATTGCGTACATCAACTCTTCCAAAACACTCCGAATCATGTGCCACCTGCCCTTGTTCTGCTCACTGGTGGCTGATGAGTGGCAGCAAATATTTAACGAAAAGGGGGCACAGGCAGAGCTGCCCGCAAGCATAACCTACATTTACACAAAGCTGCTGCTATCACTTATTCGTCAACATCGCATTTTTAGAGCCCCAGATCGTagcacagaaaaagagagagacttCCTCATGAAACTTGGAAAGTTAGCTTTCAATATGCTGGAACAAGAACAATTTAAGATCACAAAGTCCGATTGGAAAGAAACTGGAATCAGTGACGAGGAGGCAGTGATTAACAGTGGCCTGTGCACACAGTACATGACAAAGCCGTACGTCTTGTTTCAAGAAAAAGTCTTGAGCTTTATCCACCCCACTATGCAGGAATACTTGGCTGCCCTTTATGCATTTCTCTCCTTTACAAACCAGGCGAAGAACATTTTCGACCAACAATTAAAAGACAAGTTCATGGGGATCTTCAAGGGACACAAGACCATGGAGCTGTACAAGAGTGCAGTGGACAAAAGCCTGGGCTATGAGGACGGCAAACTGGACATTTTCTTGCGTTTCCTCTTTGGAATGGCACTAAAGTCTAACCTGGAACTTCTCCAGCCATTCTGCGTGTCATCTGTAAAGTGGCCCACATTCGTCGAAGATGCTACCACCCTCATCCAAAAAAGGCTCAGAGAAAATCAGTGTCCTGCCAGGAATGACAACTTACAGCAGTGCTTGGAGGAGCTAGGCGTGTCAGTGTCAGAGGCAACATCGTATTGA
- the LOC137107714 gene encoding interleukin-1 receptor accessory protein-like, whose product MSFSLTIKQLFRNMSSKKRNPHVFYVLGIEYMRGGMGSNLCINGTPKLRSSEKPLSVGVNMKLLSVIKALGYLSLLLTEGFTVSEDGSPEIIGRDKVQIKTQPGEMLVIHCDALTNCEDGVTLIYWLINGSFPDEITSSDRMVESERSTLEAKVLQSSLLLKNVTSEDLRSTFICVVTSTAGMAQKHITLTRRSDNRKVAKQIRRMKKGISPSRVLSHF is encoded by the exons atgtctttttctttaactATTAAACAACTTTTCAGGAACATGAgttctaaaaaaagaaatccccATGTATTCTATGTCCTTGGTATAGAATACATGCGTGGGGGTATGGGAAGTAATTTGTGTATAAATGGTACTCCCAAACTGCGGTCATCAGAAAAACCTCTTTCTGTTGGAGTCAATATGAAGCTGTTATCTGTTATCAAAG CCTTGGGATATCTGAGCCTCCTGCTTACAGAAGGATTTACTG TTTCTGAGGATGGATCTCCAGAGATCATTGGGCGAGATAAAGTCCAAATTAAAACTCAACCAG GTGAGATGCTGGTTATACACTGTGATGCATTAACCAATTGTGAAGATGGTGTGACACTTATCTATTGGCTCATCAATGGCTCCTTTCCCGATGAAATAACCAGCAGTGACAGAATGGTAGAATCAGAGAG ATCAACTTTAGAGGCTAAAGTCCTACAGAGCAGCTTGCTGTTGAAGAATGTCACATCGGAAGACCTCAGATCCACCTTCATCTGTGTTGTGACAAGCACTGCTGGAATGGCACAAAAGCACATAACATTAACAAGAAGAAGTGATAATCGTAAAGTTGCAAAGCAAATACGCAGAATGAAAAAGGGGATCTCTCCAAGCCGTGTTTTATCTCATTTTTGA
- the rnf121 gene encoding RING finger protein 121: MAGVFEVEVDGGDHDHGPEHHDLPNQFDVSKLSPEEKWRVEHARMHAKHKGHEAMHAEMVLILIVTLVVAQLVLVQWKQRHPKSYNLVTLFQMWVVPLYFTTKLHWWRFLTTWFIFSVITAYISYRATRKPLACTTPRLVYKWFLLLYKISYATGIVGYSVVMFTLFGINLIFRIKPEDAMDFGVSLLFYGLYYGVLGRDFAEMCADFMASTVGYYSASGMPTKHLSDNICAVCGQPILVDVSEEGIIENTYRLSCNHVFHEFCIRGWCIVGKKQMCPYCKEKVDLKRMFSNPWERPHVMYGQLLDWLRYLVAWQPVIIGFVQGINYLLGLE, encoded by the exons ATGGCCGGGGTGTTTGAGGTGGAGGTTGACGGTGGAGACCACGACCACGGACCGGAGCATCACGATCTACCAAACCAG TTTGATGTCTCCAAGCTTTCACCAGAAGAGAAGTGGAG AGTGGAGCATGCAAGAATGCATGCTAAACACAAAGGCCATGAGGCCATGCACGCAGAGATGGTGCTGATCCTCATAGTGACCCTGGTTGTTGCCCAACTAGTCCTTGTGCAGTGGAAACAGAGACACCCAAAGTCATACAAT CTGGTGACTCTGTTCCAGATGTGGGTAGTTCCACTCTACTTTACTACCAAACTTCACTGGTGGAGGTTCCTGACCACGTGGTTTATCTTCTCTGTCATCACAGCTTACATCTCTTACCGTGCCACTCGCAAGCCACTGGCCTGCACCACGCCTAG GTTGGTGTATAAGTGGTTTCTTCTTCTCTACAAGATCAGCTATGCCACAGGAATAGTTGGCTACAGTGTCGTCATGTTTACACTTTTTGGTATTAATCTAATATTCAG GATAAAGCCAGAGGATGCCATGGACTTTGGTGTTTCTCTGCTCTTCTACGGTCTGTACTATGGGGTCCTTGGAAGGGACTTCGCGGAAATGTGTGCAGATTTCATGGCTTCAACTGTTGGG TACTACAGTGCATCGGGCATGCCAACCAAACACCTCTCTGATAATATCTGTGCTGTGTGCGGGCAGCCCATCCTTGTTGATGTCAGTGAGGAGGGAATCATTGAGAATACTTACAGATTATCCTGCAACCATGT GTTTCATGAATTCTGCATCAGAGGATGGTGTATTGTTGGAAAGAAACAGATGTGCCCATACTGCAAAGAGAAGGTGGATTTGAAGAGGATGTTTAGTAACCC CTGGGAGAGGCCCCATGTCATGTATGGACAACTTTTAGACTGGCTTCGGTACTTGGTGGCCTGGCAGCCAGTTATTATTGGATTTGTGCAAGGTATCAACTATCTCCTGGGTCTGGAGTGA
- the LOC137107711 gene encoding ribonucleoside-diphosphate reductase large subunit-like, translating into MHVIKRDGHKEVVSFDKITSRIQKLCYGLNSDFVDPTQITMKVIQGLYSGVNTVELDTLAAETAATLTTKHPDYAILAARIAVSNLHKETKKVFSDVMADLYNYVNPLNKRHSPMISKETLDIVCENKARLNSAIIYDRDFSYNFFGFKTLERSYLLKINGKVAERPQHMLMRVAVGIHKGHIDAAIETYNLLSEKWFTHASPTLFNAGTNRPQLSSCFLLSMKDDSIDGIYDTLKQCALISKSAGGIGLAVSCIRATGSYIAGTNGTSNGLVPMLRVYNNTARYVDQGGNKRPGAFAVYLEPWHFDVFDFLELKKNTGKEEQRARDLFFALWIPDLFMKRVESNQEWSLMCPSECPGLEDCWGEEFEELYTRYEKEGRAKRVVKAQQLWYAIIESQTETGTPYMLYKDACNRKSNQQNLGTIKSSNLCTEIVEYTSKDEVAVCNLASVALNMYVTPERTFDFKKLASVTKVIVRNLNKIIDINYYPVPEAEKSNKRHRPIGIGVQGLADAFILMRYPFESPEAQLLNIQIFETIYYAGLEASCELAEELGTYETYSGSPVSKGILQYDMWGKTPTDLWEWKALKEKIAKHGVRNSLLLAPMPTASTAQILGNNESIEAYTSNIYTRRVLSGEFQIVNPHLLKDLTDRGLWSDEMKNQLIAQNGSIQDIDQIPDDLKQLYKTVWEISQKTVLKMAADRGAYIDQSQSLNIHIAEPNYGKLTSMHFYGWKLGLKTGMYYLRTKPAANPIQFTLNKEKLKEVQSPKSVEEETKERNTAAMVCSLANKDECLMCGS; encoded by the exons ATGCATGTGATTAAGCGAG ATGGACACAAGGAGGTAGTTAGTTTTGATAAGATCACTTCTCGCATCCAGAAGCTTTGCTATGGACTCAATTCTGACTTTGTGGACCCC ACCCAGATTACAATGAAAGTGATCCAGGGTCTGTACAGTGGAGTCAACACTGTGGAGCTGGACACTCTAGCAGCAGAGACGGCCGCAACCTTAACCACTAAACATCCTGACTATGCGATCCTGGCTGCACGAATCGCTGTATCTAACCTTCACAAAGAGACCAAGAAAGTATTCAGTG atGTTATGGCGGACCTGTACAACTATGTCAACCCACTGAATAAACGACATTCTCCTATGATCTCCAAAGAAACGCTTGACATCGTCTGTGAAAACAAGGCT CGCCTCAACTCAGCCATCATTTACGACAGAGACTTCTCTTATAATTTCTTTGGGTTTAAG ACTCTCGAGCGATCATATTTGCTGAAGATTAATGGCAAAG TTGCTGAGCGGCCCCAGCACATGCTAATGAGAGTGGCTGTCGGGATTCATAAAGGACACATCGATGCAGCCATTGAGACATATAACTTACTGTCAGAGAAGTGGTTCACCCATGCATCACCTACTCTGTTCAATGCTGGCACAAACAGACCACAGCTGTCCAG ttgtttctTGCTGTCCATGAAGGATGACAGCATTGATGGTATTTATGACACACTGAAGCAATGTGCTCTCATCTCCAAATCAGCTGGAGGTATTGGATTAGCAGTTAGCTGTATCAGAGCAACAGGCAGCTATATTGCTGGG ACAAATGGCACCTCCAATGGGCTGGTTCCAATGCTCCGCGTGTACAACAACACAGCACGTTATGTTGACCAGGGTGGAAACAAG AGACCTGGGGCCTTCGCTGTGTACTTGGAGCCTTGGCACTTTGATGTGTTCGATTTCTTAGAgttgaagaaaaacacaggtaAAGAGGAGCAGAGGGCAAGAGACCTGTTCTTCGCTCTGTGGATCCCAGACCTCTTTATGAAAAGAGTGGAAAGCAATCAG GAATGGTCTCTGATGTGCCCCAGTGAATGTCCTGGGTTAGAGGATTGCTGGGGAGAGGAGTTTGAGGAACTCTACACTCG ATACGAGAAGGAAGGCAGGGCTAAGCGTGTGGTGAAAGCTCAGCAGCTGTGGTACGCCATCATTGAGTCTCAGACAGAAACGGGGACACCATACATGCTCTACAAAGATGCCTGCAATAGGAAGAGCAACCAACAGAATTTGGGCACCATCAAATCCAGCAACCTGTGCACAGAGATCGTAGAGTACACAAGCAAAGATGAG GTTGCAGTGTGTAACCTGGCATCCGTTGCCCTCAACATGTACGTCACCCCGGAGAGAACCTTTGATTTCAAAAAGCTTGCATCTGTCACCAAAGTCATTGTCAGGAACCTCAACAAGATTATTGATATCAACTACTACCCAGTGCCTGAG gCTGAAAAGTCTAACAAGCGTCACAGGCCAATTGGAATTGGTGTGCAGGGTCTTGCTGATGCCTTCATCCTTATGCGTTATCCATTTGAAAGCCCAGAGGCCCAGCTGCTCAACATTCAAATCTTTGAGACTATCTACTACGCTGGCCTGGAGGCCAGCTGTGAGCTGGCAGAGGAGCTTGGCACTTATGAAACTTACTCTGGTTCTCCTGTCAGCAAGGGA ATTCTTCAGTATGACATGTGGGGTAAAACGCCAACAGATCTGTGGGAGTGGAAAGCATTGAAGGAGAAAATTGCAAA GCACGGTGTGAGGAACAGTCTGCTCTTGGCCCCCATGCCCACTGCTTCTACTGCCCAAATCCTGGGCAACAATGAATCCATCGAGGCATACACCAGTAACATTTACACACGTAGGGTGCTATCAGGGGAGTTTCAG ATTGTTAATCCTCACCTGCTGAAGGACCTCACAGATAGAGGACTGTGGAGTGATGAAATGAAGAACCAGTTGATTGCTCAGAATGGCTCCATCCAG GATATTGACCAGATCCCTGATGACCTGAAGCAGCTCTATAAAACTGTGTGGGAAATCTCACAAAAGACTGTTCTCAAGATGGCAGCAGATCGTGGTGCCTACATTGATCAGAGCCAGTCCCTTAACATCCATATTGCCGAACCGAACTACGGCAAACTGACCAGCATGCACTTCTATGGTTGGAAGTTG GGCCTGAAAACGGGCATGTACTACCTGCGGACGAAGCCTGCTGCTAATCCCATTCAGTTCACCCTGAACAAAGAGAAATTGAAAGAGGTCCAGTCCCCCAAGAGTGTGGAGGAGGAGACTAAAGAGCGCAATACGGCTGCCATGGTTTGCTCCTTAGCAAACAAAGATGAATGCCTGATGTGTGGTTcataa